In one window of Vulpes vulpes isolate BD-2025 chromosome 1, VulVul3, whole genome shotgun sequence DNA:
- the NOTCH4 gene encoding neurogenic locus notch homolog protein 4 isoform X2, producing the protein MQPPSLLLLLLCHSVVKTRVLPCGDSPEPCANGGTCLSLSQGQGTCQCAPGFLGETCQFPDPCQDAQLCQNGGSCQALLPALPGSPGLPSPLAPSFSCTCPSGFTGQRCQALLKDPCSSFCSKMGRCHIQASGRPQCSCLPGWTGEQCQLQDFCSANPCINGGVCLATHPQIQCLCPPGFEGHACEHDINECFLDPGPCPKGTSCHNTLGSFWCHCPTGREGPHCELQPGPCPPSGCPNGGTCQLVPGRDSTFHLCLCPQGLTGLGCEVNPDDCAGHECQNGGTCQDGLSTYTCRCPEAWTGWDCSEDVDECETQGPLHCRNGGTCQNSAGSFHCVCVSGWGGTGCEENLDDCAAATCAPGSTCIDRVGSFSCLCPPGRTGLLCHMEDMCLSQPCHGEAQCSTNPLTGSTLCLCQPGYSGPTCHQDLDECQMAQQGPSPCEHGGSCLNTPGSFNCLCPPGYTGSRCEADHNECLSQPCHPGSTCLDLLATFHCLCPPGLEGQFCEVETDECASAPCLNQADCHDGLNSFLCVCLPGFTGSQCEEDINECASSPCANGGQCQDQPGSFHCECLPGFEGPHCQAEVDECLSGPCPTGASCLDLPGAFSCLCPSGFTGHLCEVPLCAPSLCQPKQKCQDKAHCLCPDGSPGCAPIEDNCTCHHGHCQRSSCVCDVGWTGPACEAELGGCISMPCAHGGTCHPQPSGYNCTCPPGHTGPTCSEEVTACHSGPCLNGGSCSPSPRGYSCTCPPSHTGPHCQTSTDHCASAPCLNGGTCVNRPGTSSCLCAAGFQGPHCEERTRPSCADNPCRNRATCQDGPQGPHCLCSPGYTGGSCQTLMDLCAQKPCPHNSYCLQTGPSFQCLCLQGWTGPLCNLPLSFCQKAALSQGIAASSLCQNGGLCIDSGSSYFCHCPPGFQGSTCQDRVNPCESRPCQHGATCIAQPNGYLCQCAPGYNGQNCSKESNACQSQPCHNHGTCTPKPGGYYCTCPPGFVGLRCEGDVDECLDRPCHPTGTAACHSLANAFYCQCLPGYTGQWCEVETDPCQSQPCSHGGSCETTAGPPLGFTCHCPQGFEGPTCSHRAPSCGFHHCHHGGLCLPSPKPGFPPRCACLDGYGGPDCLNPPAPHGCGPPSPCLHNGSCSEIPGLGPPGFRCSCPPSSPGPQCQRPGARGCEGRGGDGACDAGCSGPGGNWDGGDCSLGVPDPWKGCPSHSRCWLLFRDGQCHPQCDSAECLFDGYDCETPPACTPAYDQYCHDHFHNGHCEKGCNTAECGWDGGDCRPKDGGSEWGPSLALLVVLSPPALDQQLLALARVLSLTLRVGLWVRKDSDGKDMVYPYPGAQAEEELGGTPDPSHQERVTPQTQPLGKETDSLSTGFVVVMGVDLSRCGPDHPASRCPWDPGLLLRFLAAMAAVGTLEHLLPGPLLAAHPRAGTVPPTNQLPWPLLCSPVAGVILLALGALLVLQLIRRRRREHGALWLPPGFIRRPRTQPGPRRRRPPLGEDSIRLKALKPEAGVDEDGVVMCSGPEEGEEAEEMASPSKCQLWPLSSDCQELPQAAMLTPPQESEMDVPDVDTRGPDGVTPLMSAVCCGGVESRTFQGAWLGSPEPWEPLLGGGACPQAHTVGTGETPLHLAARFSRPTAARRLLEAGANPNQPDRAGRTPLHTAVAADAQEVCQLLLRSRQTAVDARTEDGTTALMLAARLAVEDLVEELIAAQADVGARDKWGKTALHWAAAVNNARAARCLLQAGADKDAQDGRGMEAERPQEEEDGEQHQGPHQDEQDWPPVNTTTRPWRSAPPSPPPPGTRHTALGPCSASLLSLQTELLLDLVAEAQSRRLEEQRATFHIPQNPPSIAPAPLRPLEEREQLYSTILSHQSQRMEAQRSEPPLPPGGQELLELLLRVQGGGRMEEQRSRPPTHTC; encoded by the exons ATGCAGCCCCCttctctgctgctgctgttgctgtgtCACTCGGTTGTCAAGACCAGAG TGCTGCCGTGTGGGGACTCCCCAGAACCCTGTGCCAATGGAGGCACCTGCCTGAGCCTATCTCAGGGACAAGGGACCTGCCA gTGTGCACCTGGCTTCCTGGGTGAGACTTGCCAGTTTCCCGACCCCTGCCAGGATGCCCAGCTCTGCCAGAATGGGGGCAGCTGCCAAGCCCTGCTTCCTGccctcccaggctcccctggcCTTCCCTCTCCCTTAGCCCCCAGCTTCTCCTGCACCTGCCCCTCTGGCTTCACTGGCCAGAGGTGCCAGGCCCTGCTCAAGGACCCCTGTTCTTCCTTCTGTTCCAAAATGGGCCGCTGCCACATCCAGGCCTCAGGCCGCCCACAGTGCTCCTGCCTGCCTGGATGGACAG GTGAGCAGTGCCAGCTTCAGGACTTCTGCTCAGCCAACCCCTGCATCAATGGAGGAGTGTGTCTGGCCACACACCCCCAGATCCAGTGCCTCTGCCCACCTGGCTTCGAGGGCCATGCCTGCGAACACGATATCAACGAGTGTTTCCTGGACCCGGGACCCTGCCCCAAGGGCACTTCCTGCCATAACACCCTGGGATCTTTCTGGTGTCACTGCCCTACTGGGCGGGAGGGTCCGCACTGTGAGCTTCAGCCAGGACCCTGCCCCCCTAGTGGCTGTCCCAATGGGGGCACCTGTCAGCTGGTTCCAGGGAGAGATTCCActttccatctctgcctctgcccccaag GTCTCACAGGCCTAGGCTGTGAGGTGAACCCAGATGACTGTGCTGGGCACGAGTGTCAGAATGGGGGCACTTGCCAGGATGGGCTGAGCACCTACACCTGCCGCTGCCCAGAGGCCTGGACAG GTTGGGACTGCTCTGAAGATGTGGACGAATGTGAGACCCAGGGTCCCCTTCACTGCAGAAACGGGGGTACCTGCCAGAACTCGGCTGGCAGCTTCCATTGCGTGTGTGTGAGTGGCTGGGGAGGCACAGGCTGTGAAGAGAACCTGGATGACTGTGCTGCTGCCACCTGTGCCCCAGGATCCACCTGCATTGACCGCGTGGgctccttctcctgcctctgcccacctggcCGCACAG gacTCCTGTGCCACATGGAGGACATGTGCCTGAGCCAGCCGTGCCACGGGGAAGCCCAGTGCAGCACCAACCCCCTGACAGGCTCCACACTCTGCCTTTGTCAACCTGGCTACTCAGGGCCCACCTGCCACCAGGACCTGGATGAGTGTCAGATGG cccagcaAGGCCCCAGTCCCTGTGAACACGGCGGCTCTTGCCTCAACACCCCCGGCTCCTTCAACTGCCTCTGTCCCCCTGGCTACACGGGCTCCCGCTGTGAGGCTGATCACAATGAGTGcctgtcccagccctgccaccccgGCAGCACCTGCCTGGACCTACTTGCCACCTTCCACTGTCTCTGCCCACCAG GCCTAGAAGGGCAGTTCTGTGAGGTGGAGACTGACGAGTGTGCCTCTGCTCCGTGCCTGAACCAGGCTGACTGCCACGATGGGCTCAACAGCTTCCTCTGTGTCTGCCTGCCCG GATTCACAGGCTCCCAGTGTGAGGAAGACATCAATGAGTGTGCAAGCTCTCCCTGTGCCAATGGGGGTCAGTGCCAGGACCAGCCTGGATCTTTCCATTGCGAGTGTCTCCCAG GCTTTGAAGGTCCACACTGTCAGGCAGAGGTGGACGAGTGCCTGAGTGGCCCCTGCCCCACTGGAGCCAGCTGCCTGGATCTCCCCGGAGCCTTctcttgcctctgcccctctggcttCACAG gtCATCTCTGTGAGGTTCCCCTGTGTGCTCCCAGCCTGTGCCAACCCAAGCAAAAATGCCAGGACAAGGCCCACTGCCTCTGCCCTGATGGAAGCCCTGGGTGTGCCCCCATTGAGGACAACTGCACCTGCCACCATGGACATTGCCAGAG ATCCTCATGTGTGTGTGATGTGGGCTGGACAGGACCAGCATGTGAAGCAGAGCTGGGAGGCTGCATCTCCATGCCCTGTGCCCATGGGGGGACCTGCCATCCCCAGCCCTCTGGCTACAACTGCACCTGCCCCCCAGGCCACACAG GCCCTACCTGCAGCGAGGAGGTGACAGCTTGTCACTCAGGGCCCTGTCTCAACGGTGGCTCCTGTAGCCCCAGCCCTAGGGGCTATTCCTGCACCTGCCCTCCAAGCCACACTGGGCCCCACTGTCAGACCAGCACTGACCACTGTGCCTCTG ccccGTGCCTCAATGGGGGTACCTGTGTGAACAGGCCTGgcacctcctcctgcctctgtgctGCGGGCTTCCAGGGCCCCCACTGCGAGGAAAGGACCCGTCCCAGCTGCGCAGACAA CCCCTGTAGGAACAGGGCAACTTGCCAAGATGGCCCTCAGGGTCCCCACTGTCTCTGCTCCCCTGGCTACACGGGAGGCAGCTGCCAG ACTCTGATGGATTTATGTGCCCAGAAGCCCTGTCCACACAATTCCTACTGCCTCCAGACTGGGCCCTCCTTCCAGTGCCTGTGCCTCCAAGGATGGACCGGGCCTCTCTGCAACCTTCCACTGTCCTTCTGTCAGAAGGCTGCTCTGAGCCAAG GCATAGCAGCTTCTTCCCTGTGCCAGAACGGAGGCCTCTGCATTGACAGTGGCTCCTCCTATTTCTGCCACTGCCCTCCTGGATTCCAAGGCAGTACCTGCCAGGACAGGGTAAACCCATGTGAGTCCAGACCCTGCCAACATGGGGCCACCTGCATAGCCCAGCCCAATGGGTATCTCTGCCAG TGTGCCCCAGGCTACAATGGACAGAACTGCTCAAAGGAATCCAACGCTTGTCAGTCCCAGCCCTGTCACAACCATGGGACCTGCACCCCCAAACCTGGAGGCTACTATTGCACCTGCCCTCCAGGCTTTGTGGGGCTGCGCTGTGAGGGAGACGTAGATGAGTGTCTGGACCGGCCCTGCCACCCCACAGGCACTGCAGCCTGCCATTCTCTGGCCAATGCCTTCTACTGCCAGTGTCTGCCTGGATACACAG GCCAGTGGTGTGAAGTGGAGACAGACCCCTGCCAGAGCCAGCCCTGCTCCCACGGAGGGTCTTGTGAGACCACAGCAGGACCACCCCTGGGTTTCACCTGCCACTGCCCCCAG GGTTTTGAGGGCCCCACCTGCAGCCACAGAGCCCCCTCCTGTGGCTTCCATCACTGCCACCATGGTGGCCTGTGTCTGCCCTCCCCTAAACCTGGCTTCCCACCCCGCTGCGCCTGCCTCGATGGCTACGGGGGCCCTGACTGCCTGAACCCACCGGCTCCTCATGGCTGTGGCCCTCCTTCTCCATGCCTACACAATGGCAGTTGCTCAGAGATCCCTGGGCTGGGGCCCCCAGGCTTCCGATGTTCCTGCCCTCCCAGCTCTCCAGGGCCCCAGTGCCAGAGGCCCGGAGCAAGGGGATGTGAGGGCAGAGGTGGAGATGGGGCCTGTGACGCTGGCTGCAGTGGCCCTGGAGGAAACTGGGATGGGGGAGACTGCTCCCTGGGGGTCCCGGACCCCTGGAAAggctgcccctcccactcccgATGCTGGCTCCTCTTCCGGGATGGGCAGTGCCACCCGCAGTGTGACTCTGCAGAGTGTTTGTTTGATGGCTATGACTGTGAGACTCCTCCAGCCTGCAC TCCAGCCTATGACCAGTACTGCCACGATCACTTCCACAATGGACACTGCGAGAAAGGCTGCAACACTGCGGAATGTGgctgggatgggggtgactgCAGGCCTAAAGATGGGGGTTCGGAATGGGggccctccctggccctgctggTGGTCCTGAGCCCCCCAGCCCTGGACCAGCAGTTGCTTGCCCTGGCCCGGGTGCTATCCCTGACTCTGAGAGTGGGGCTCTGGGTAAGGAAGGATAGTGATGGCAAAGACATGGTGTATCCCTATCCTGGGGCCCAGGCCGAAGAGGAGCTGGGAGGAACCCCGGACCCTTCACATCAGGAGAGAGTAACCCCTCAAACACAGCCTTTAGGCAAGGAGACAGACTCTCTCAGCACTGG GTTTGTGGTGGTGATGGGTGTGGATTTGTCCCGCTGTGGCCCTGACCACCCTGCATCCCGCTGTCCCTGGGATCCTGGGCTCCTGCTCCGCTTCCTTGCCGCAATGGCTGCGGTGGGGACCCTGGAGCACCTGCTGCCAGGACCCCTGCTGGCTGCCCATCCTCGTGCTGGCACGG TACCACCCACCAACCAGCTTCCCTGGCCTTTGCTGTGCTCACCAGTGGCCGGGGTGATTCTCCTGGCCCTTGGGGCTCTTCTCGTCCTTCAACTCATCCGGAGGCGGCGCAGAGAGCATGGGGCCCTCTGGCTGCCCCCGGGGTTCATTCGAAGGCCTCGAACGCAGCCAGGTCCCCGCAGACGCCGGCCTCCCCTGGGTGAAGACAGCATCCGCCTCAA AGCCCTGAAGCCAGAGGCAGGAGTTGATGAGGATGGAGTGGTGATGTGCTCAGGccctgaggaaggagaggag GCTGAAGAAATGGCCTCACCCTCCAAGTGCCAGCTCTGGCCTCTGAGCAGTGACTGTCAGGAGCTCCCCCAGGCAGCCATGCTGACTCCTCCCCAGGAATCAGAGATGGATGTCCCTGACGTGGACACCCGTGGACCCG ATGGGGTGACACCCCTGATGTCAGCAGTTTGCTGTGGGGGAGTGGAGTCCAGGACCTTCCAGGGGGCATGGTTGGGAAGCCCTGAGCCCTGGGAACCTCTGTTGGGTGGAGGGGCCTGTCCCCAGGCTCACACTGTGGGCACTGGGGAGACCCCCCTGCACCTGGCTGCCCGATTCTCCCGGCCAACCGCTGCCCGCCGCCTCCTTGAGGCTGGAGCCAACCCCAACCAGCCAGACAGAGCAGGGCGCACCCCTCTTCACACCGCTGTGGCTGCTGATGCTCAGGAGGTTTGCCAG CTCCTACTCCGCAGCAGACAGACTGCGGTGGATGCGCGGACAGAGGACGGGACCACAGCCCTGATGCTGGCCGCCAGGCTGGCGGTGGAGGACCTGGTTGAAGAACTGATTGCAGCGCAAGCAGATGTGGGGGCCAGAGATAAATGGG GAAAAACCGCGCTGCACTGGGCCGCCGCCGTCAACAACGCCCGGGCCGCCCGCTGCCTCCTGCAGGCCGGAGCCGACAAGGACGCCCAGGACGGCAGG GGGATGGAGGCCGAGAGAccccaggaggaagaggatggtGAACAG CATCAAGGCCCCCATCAGGATGAGCAGGACTGGCCCCCTGTGAATACCACCACTAGGCCTTGGCGATCTGCTCCTCcgtcccctcctcctccagggacCCGCCACACAG ccctggggccctgctcCGCCTCCCTGCTCTCCCTACAGACTGAGCTCCTTCTGGATTTGGTGGCTGAGGCCCAGTCCCGCCGCCTAGAGGAGCAAAGAGCCACCTTCCACATCCCTCAGAACCCCCCAAGCATAGCCCCAGCCCCACTTCGGCCTCTTGAGGAGAGAGAACAGCTCTACAGCACTATCCTCAGTCACCAG AGCCAGCGGATGGAAGCCCAGCGGTCAGAGCCTCCCCTACCCCCAGGGGGACAGGAGCTCCTGGAGTTGCTGCTGAGAGTTCAGGGTGGGGGTCGAATGGAGGAGCAAAGGTCTCGGCCCCCCACACATACCTGCTGA
- the NOTCH4 gene encoding neurogenic locus notch homolog protein 4 isoform X4 → MQPPSLLLLLLCHSVVKTRVLPCGDSPEPCANGGTCLSLSQGQGTCQCAPGFLGETCQFPDPCQDAQLCQNGGSCQALLPALPGSPGLPSPLAPSFSCTCPSGFTGQRCQALLKDPCSSFCSKMGRCHIQASGRPQCSCLPGWTGEQCQLQDFCSANPCINGGVCLATHPQIQCLCPPGFEGHACEHDINECFLDPGPCPKGTSCHNTLGSFWCHCPTGREGPHCELQPGPCPPSGCPNGGTCQLVPGRDSTFHLCLCPQGLTGLGCEVNPDDCAGHECQNGGTCQDGLSTYTCRCPEAWTGWDCSEDVDECETQGPLHCRNGGTCQNSAGSFHCVCVSGWGGTGCEENLDDCAAATCAPGSTCIDRVGSFSCLCPPGRTGLLCHMEDMCLSQPCHGEAQCSTNPLTGSTLCLCQPGYSGPTCHQDLDECQMAQQGPSPCEHGGSCLNTPGSFNCLCPPGYTGSRCEADHNECLSQPCHPGSTCLDLLATFHCLCPPGLEGQFCEVETDECASAPCLNQADCHDGLNSFLCVCLPGFTGSQCEEDINECASSPCANGGQCQDQPGSFHCECLPGFEGPHCQAEVDECLSGPCPTGASCLDLPGAFSCLCPSGFTGHLCEVPLCAPSLCQPKQKCQDKAHCLCPDGSPGCAPIEDNCTCHHGHCQRSSCVCDVGWTGPACEAELGGCISMPCAHGGTCHPQPSGYNCTCPPGHTGPTCSEEVTACHSGPCLNGGSCSPSPRGYSCTCPPSHTGPHCQTSTDHCASAPCLNGGTCVNRPGTSSCLCAAGFQGPHCEERTRPSCADNPCRNRATCQDGPQGPHCLCSPGYTGGSCQTLMDLCAQKPCPHNSYCLQTGPSFQCLCLQGWTGPLCNLPLSFCQKAALSQGIAASSLCQNGGLCIDSGSSYFCHCPPGFQGSTCQDRVNPCESRPCQHGATCIAQPNGYLCQCAPGYNGQNCSKESNACQSQPCHNHGTCTPKPGGYYCTCPPGFVGLRCEGDVDECLDRPCHPTGTAACHSLANAFYCQCLPGYTGQWCEVETDPCQSQPCSHGGSCETTAGPPLGFTCHCPQGFEGPTCSHRAPSCGFHHCHHGGLCLPSPKPGFPPRCACLDGYGGPDCLNPPAPHGCGPPSPCLHNGSCSEIPGLGPPGFRCSCPPSSPGPQCQRPGARGCEGRGGDGACDAGCSGPGGNWDGGDCSLGVPDPWKGCPSHSRCWLLFRDGQCHPQCDSAECLFDGYDCETPPACTPAYDQYCHDHFHNGHCEKGCNTAECGWDGGDCRPKDGGSEWGPSLALLVVLSPPALDQQLLALARVLSLTLRVGLWVRKDSDGKDMVYPYPGAQAEEELGGTPDPSHQERVTPQTQPLGKETDSLSTGFVVVMGVDLSRCGPDHPASRCPWDPGLLLRFLAAMAAVGTLEHLLPGPLLAAHPRAGTVPPTNQLPWPLLCSPVAGVILLALGALLVLQLIRRRRREHGALWLPPGFIRRPRTQPGPRRRRPPLGEDSIRLKALKPEAGVDEDGVVMCSGPEEGEEAEEMASPSKCQLWPLSSDCQELPQAAMLTPPQESEMDVPDVDTRGPDGVTPLMSAVCCGGVESRTFQGAWLGSPEPWEPLLGGGACPQAHTVGTGETPLHLAARFSRPTAARRLLEAGANPNQPDRAGRTPLHTAVAADAQEVCQLLLRSRQTAVDARTEDGTTALMLAARLAVEDLVEELIAAQADVGARDKWGKTALHWAAAVNNARAARCLLQAGADKDAQDGRGMEAERPQEEEDGEQHQGPHQDEQDWPPVNTTTRPWRSAPPSPPPPGTRHTD, encoded by the exons ATGCAGCCCCCttctctgctgctgctgttgctgtgtCACTCGGTTGTCAAGACCAGAG TGCTGCCGTGTGGGGACTCCCCAGAACCCTGTGCCAATGGAGGCACCTGCCTGAGCCTATCTCAGGGACAAGGGACCTGCCA gTGTGCACCTGGCTTCCTGGGTGAGACTTGCCAGTTTCCCGACCCCTGCCAGGATGCCCAGCTCTGCCAGAATGGGGGCAGCTGCCAAGCCCTGCTTCCTGccctcccaggctcccctggcCTTCCCTCTCCCTTAGCCCCCAGCTTCTCCTGCACCTGCCCCTCTGGCTTCACTGGCCAGAGGTGCCAGGCCCTGCTCAAGGACCCCTGTTCTTCCTTCTGTTCCAAAATGGGCCGCTGCCACATCCAGGCCTCAGGCCGCCCACAGTGCTCCTGCCTGCCTGGATGGACAG GTGAGCAGTGCCAGCTTCAGGACTTCTGCTCAGCCAACCCCTGCATCAATGGAGGAGTGTGTCTGGCCACACACCCCCAGATCCAGTGCCTCTGCCCACCTGGCTTCGAGGGCCATGCCTGCGAACACGATATCAACGAGTGTTTCCTGGACCCGGGACCCTGCCCCAAGGGCACTTCCTGCCATAACACCCTGGGATCTTTCTGGTGTCACTGCCCTACTGGGCGGGAGGGTCCGCACTGTGAGCTTCAGCCAGGACCCTGCCCCCCTAGTGGCTGTCCCAATGGGGGCACCTGTCAGCTGGTTCCAGGGAGAGATTCCActttccatctctgcctctgcccccaag GTCTCACAGGCCTAGGCTGTGAGGTGAACCCAGATGACTGTGCTGGGCACGAGTGTCAGAATGGGGGCACTTGCCAGGATGGGCTGAGCACCTACACCTGCCGCTGCCCAGAGGCCTGGACAG GTTGGGACTGCTCTGAAGATGTGGACGAATGTGAGACCCAGGGTCCCCTTCACTGCAGAAACGGGGGTACCTGCCAGAACTCGGCTGGCAGCTTCCATTGCGTGTGTGTGAGTGGCTGGGGAGGCACAGGCTGTGAAGAGAACCTGGATGACTGTGCTGCTGCCACCTGTGCCCCAGGATCCACCTGCATTGACCGCGTGGgctccttctcctgcctctgcccacctggcCGCACAG gacTCCTGTGCCACATGGAGGACATGTGCCTGAGCCAGCCGTGCCACGGGGAAGCCCAGTGCAGCACCAACCCCCTGACAGGCTCCACACTCTGCCTTTGTCAACCTGGCTACTCAGGGCCCACCTGCCACCAGGACCTGGATGAGTGTCAGATGG cccagcaAGGCCCCAGTCCCTGTGAACACGGCGGCTCTTGCCTCAACACCCCCGGCTCCTTCAACTGCCTCTGTCCCCCTGGCTACACGGGCTCCCGCTGTGAGGCTGATCACAATGAGTGcctgtcccagccctgccaccccgGCAGCACCTGCCTGGACCTACTTGCCACCTTCCACTGTCTCTGCCCACCAG GCCTAGAAGGGCAGTTCTGTGAGGTGGAGACTGACGAGTGTGCCTCTGCTCCGTGCCTGAACCAGGCTGACTGCCACGATGGGCTCAACAGCTTCCTCTGTGTCTGCCTGCCCG GATTCACAGGCTCCCAGTGTGAGGAAGACATCAATGAGTGTGCAAGCTCTCCCTGTGCCAATGGGGGTCAGTGCCAGGACCAGCCTGGATCTTTCCATTGCGAGTGTCTCCCAG GCTTTGAAGGTCCACACTGTCAGGCAGAGGTGGACGAGTGCCTGAGTGGCCCCTGCCCCACTGGAGCCAGCTGCCTGGATCTCCCCGGAGCCTTctcttgcctctgcccctctggcttCACAG gtCATCTCTGTGAGGTTCCCCTGTGTGCTCCCAGCCTGTGCCAACCCAAGCAAAAATGCCAGGACAAGGCCCACTGCCTCTGCCCTGATGGAAGCCCTGGGTGTGCCCCCATTGAGGACAACTGCACCTGCCACCATGGACATTGCCAGAG ATCCTCATGTGTGTGTGATGTGGGCTGGACAGGACCAGCATGTGAAGCAGAGCTGGGAGGCTGCATCTCCATGCCCTGTGCCCATGGGGGGACCTGCCATCCCCAGCCCTCTGGCTACAACTGCACCTGCCCCCCAGGCCACACAG GCCCTACCTGCAGCGAGGAGGTGACAGCTTGTCACTCAGGGCCCTGTCTCAACGGTGGCTCCTGTAGCCCCAGCCCTAGGGGCTATTCCTGCACCTGCCCTCCAAGCCACACTGGGCCCCACTGTCAGACCAGCACTGACCACTGTGCCTCTG ccccGTGCCTCAATGGGGGTACCTGTGTGAACAGGCCTGgcacctcctcctgcctctgtgctGCGGGCTTCCAGGGCCCCCACTGCGAGGAAAGGACCCGTCCCAGCTGCGCAGACAA CCCCTGTAGGAACAGGGCAACTTGCCAAGATGGCCCTCAGGGTCCCCACTGTCTCTGCTCCCCTGGCTACACGGGAGGCAGCTGCCAG ACTCTGATGGATTTATGTGCCCAGAAGCCCTGTCCACACAATTCCTACTGCCTCCAGACTGGGCCCTCCTTCCAGTGCCTGTGCCTCCAAGGATGGACCGGGCCTCTCTGCAACCTTCCACTGTCCTTCTGTCAGAAGGCTGCTCTGAGCCAAG GCATAGCAGCTTCTTCCCTGTGCCAGAACGGAGGCCTCTGCATTGACAGTGGCTCCTCCTATTTCTGCCACTGCCCTCCTGGATTCCAAGGCAGTACCTGCCAGGACAGGGTAAACCCATGTGAGTCCAGACCCTGCCAACATGGGGCCACCTGCATAGCCCAGCCCAATGGGTATCTCTGCCAG TGTGCCCCAGGCTACAATGGACAGAACTGCTCAAAGGAATCCAACGCTTGTCAGTCCCAGCCCTGTCACAACCATGGGACCTGCACCCCCAAACCTGGAGGCTACTATTGCACCTGCCCTCCAGGCTTTGTGGGGCTGCGCTGTGAGGGAGACGTAGATGAGTGTCTGGACCGGCCCTGCCACCCCACAGGCACTGCAGCCTGCCATTCTCTGGCCAATGCCTTCTACTGCCAGTGTCTGCCTGGATACACAG GCCAGTGGTGTGAAGTGGAGACAGACCCCTGCCAGAGCCAGCCCTGCTCCCACGGAGGGTCTTGTGAGACCACAGCAGGACCACCCCTGGGTTTCACCTGCCACTGCCCCCAG GGTTTTGAGGGCCCCACCTGCAGCCACAGAGCCCCCTCCTGTGGCTTCCATCACTGCCACCATGGTGGCCTGTGTCTGCCCTCCCCTAAACCTGGCTTCCCACCCCGCTGCGCCTGCCTCGATGGCTACGGGGGCCCTGACTGCCTGAACCCACCGGCTCCTCATGGCTGTGGCCCTCCTTCTCCATGCCTACACAATGGCAGTTGCTCAGAGATCCCTGGGCTGGGGCCCCCAGGCTTCCGATGTTCCTGCCCTCCCAGCTCTCCAGGGCCCCAGTGCCAGAGGCCCGGAGCAAGGGGATGTGAGGGCAGAGGTGGAGATGGGGCCTGTGACGCTGGCTGCAGTGGCCCTGGAGGAAACTGGGATGGGGGAGACTGCTCCCTGGGGGTCCCGGACCCCTGGAAAggctgcccctcccactcccgATGCTGGCTCCTCTTCCGGGATGGGCAGTGCCACCCGCAGTGTGACTCTGCAGAGTGTTTGTTTGATGGCTATGACTGTGAGACTCCTCCAGCCTGCAC TCCAGCCTATGACCAGTACTGCCACGATCACTTCCACAATGGACACTGCGAGAAAGGCTGCAACACTGCGGAATGTGgctgggatgggggtgactgCAGGCCTAAAGATGGGGGTTCGGAATGGGggccctccctggccctgctggTGGTCCTGAGCCCCCCAGCCCTGGACCAGCAGTTGCTTGCCCTGGCCCGGGTGCTATCCCTGACTCTGAGAGTGGGGCTCTGGGTAAGGAAGGATAGTGATGGCAAAGACATGGTGTATCCCTATCCTGGGGCCCAGGCCGAAGAGGAGCTGGGAGGAACCCCGGACCCTTCACATCAGGAGAGAGTAACCCCTCAAACACAGCCTTTAGGCAAGGAGACAGACTCTCTCAGCACTGG GTTTGTGGTGGTGATGGGTGTGGATTTGTCCCGCTGTGGCCCTGACCACCCTGCATCCCGCTGTCCCTGGGATCCTGGGCTCCTGCTCCGCTTCCTTGCCGCAATGGCTGCGGTGGGGACCCTGGAGCACCTGCTGCCAGGACCCCTGCTGGCTGCCCATCCTCGTGCTGGCACGG TACCACCCACCAACCAGCTTCCCTGGCCTTTGCTGTGCTCACCAGTGGCCGGGGTGATTCTCCTGGCCCTTGGGGCTCTTCTCGTCCTTCAACTCATCCGGAGGCGGCGCAGAGAGCATGGGGCCCTCTGGCTGCCCCCGGGGTTCATTCGAAGGCCTCGAACGCAGCCAGGTCCCCGCAGACGCCGGCCTCCCCTGGGTGAAGACAGCATCCGCCTCAA AGCCCTGAAGCCAGAGGCAGGAGTTGATGAGGATGGAGTGGTGATGTGCTCAGGccctgaggaaggagaggag GCTGAAGAAATGGCCTCACCCTCCAAGTGCCAGCTCTGGCCTCTGAGCAGTGACTGTCAGGAGCTCCCCCAGGCAGCCATGCTGACTCCTCCCCAGGAATCAGAGATGGATGTCCCTGACGTGGACACCCGTGGACCCG ATGGGGTGACACCCCTGATGTCAGCAGTTTGCTGTGGGGGAGTGGAGTCCAGGACCTTCCAGGGGGCATGGTTGGGAAGCCCTGAGCCCTGGGAACCTCTGTTGGGTGGAGGGGCCTGTCCCCAGGCTCACACTGTGGGCACTGGGGAGACCCCCCTGCACCTGGCTGCCCGATTCTCCCGGCCAACCGCTGCCCGCCGCCTCCTTGAGGCTGGAGCCAACCCCAACCAGCCAGACAGAGCAGGGCGCACCCCTCTTCACACCGCTGTGGCTGCTGATGCTCAGGAGGTTTGCCAG CTCCTACTCCGCAGCAGACAGACTGCGGTGGATGCGCGGACAGAGGACGGGACCACAGCCCTGATGCTGGCCGCCAGGCTGGCGGTGGAGGACCTGGTTGAAGAACTGATTGCAGCGCAAGCAGATGTGGGGGCCAGAGATAAATGGG GAAAAACCGCGCTGCACTGGGCCGCCGCCGTCAACAACGCCCGGGCCGCCCGCTGCCTCCTGCAGGCCGGAGCCGACAAGGACGCCCAGGACGGCAGG GGGATGGAGGCCGAGAGAccccaggaggaagaggatggtGAACAG CATCAAGGCCCCCATCAGGATGAGCAGGACTGGCCCCCTGTGAATACCACCACTAGGCCTTGGCGATCTGCTCCTCcgtcccctcctcctccagggacCCGCCACACAG ACTGA